In Desulfurellaceae bacterium, the following proteins share a genomic window:
- a CDS encoding thiamine pyrophosphate-binding protein, whose amino-acid sequence AEAIRLATGGRPGPVCIEVPTDVLGGEVTPPDPTPAVPDSPPPAPMPSQLDDAVAILRRAKQPIILAGTDAVRSELAADVTALAEALCAPVLTSTPGKGVLAEDHPLSLGNAARRLAVRDVMPGCDAALVVGTRLREVDAKRRGLVLPEQVIHVDWDERWIGRNYPTTLSLVGDVPAIVRALRSRLEGEPYTGPRQERVAAWRRQADETTAQLEHELGVMRYLTAIRQVLARDSALVTDNTQLAYWAEYFYPSYRPNGLVGAKGSGLLGFSFPAAIGVKAACPDTPVAAIIGDGGFLYTAQELATCVRHQIGFPLIVVNDNTYGVIGYLQRSAYQEEYQARLTNPDFVALANAFGVAASRVDSPEGLAEALEQALSRGDMHLIELQTTIDAPPFGRY is encoded by the coding sequence GCCGAGGCGATCCGGCTGGCCACGGGCGGACGGCCCGGCCCGGTGTGCATAGAAGTTCCGACCGATGTCCTCGGTGGCGAGGTCACCCCACCGGACCCGACGCCGGCCGTTCCCGACTCTCCGCCACCGGCGCCCATGCCGAGTCAGCTCGACGACGCCGTCGCCATCCTGCGCCGGGCCAAGCAGCCGATCATACTGGCCGGGACGGATGCGGTCCGCTCCGAGCTGGCGGCCGATGTGACCGCGCTGGCCGAAGCCTTGTGCGCCCCGGTCCTGACCAGCACGCCGGGCAAAGGAGTGCTGGCCGAAGACCACCCCCTGTCGCTGGGCAACGCGGCCCGGCGGCTGGCCGTCCGCGATGTCATGCCCGGCTGCGACGCAGCCCTGGTCGTAGGGACCCGGCTGCGTGAGGTCGATGCCAAGCGCCGTGGGCTGGTGCTGCCCGAGCAGGTCATTCATGTTGACTGGGACGAACGCTGGATCGGCCGAAACTACCCGACCACGCTGTCGCTGGTCGGCGACGTGCCGGCGATTGTCCGCGCGCTGCGCAGCCGCCTGGAAGGCGAGCCGTACACCGGCCCCCGCCAGGAACGGGTCGCAGCCTGGCGCCGGCAGGCGGATGAGACAACCGCCCAACTCGAACACGAGTTGGGCGTCATGCGCTATCTCACAGCGATCCGCCAGGTTTTGGCCCGGGACAGCGCGCTGGTGACTGACAACACCCAGCTCGCCTACTGGGCCGAGTATTTTTACCCGTCCTACCGGCCAAACGGCCTGGTCGGCGCCAAGGGCTCGGGCCTCCTGGGCTTCAGCTTCCCGGCCGCAATCGGCGTCAAAGCCGCCTGCCCGGACACACCGGTCGCGGCCATCATTGGCGACGGCGGCTTTTTGTACACCGCCCAGGAGCTGGCCACCTGTGTGCGTCACCAGATCGGCTTTCCGCTGATTGTGGTGAATGATAACACCTATGGCGTGATCGGCTACTTGCAGCGCAGCGCCTATCAGGAAGAGTACCAGGCCCGCCTGACCAACCCGGACTTTGTCGCCTTGGCGAATGCCTTTGGCGTGGCCGCCAGCCGGGTCGATTCACCCGAGGGTCTGGCCGAGGCGCTCGAACAGGCACTCAGTCGGGGCGACATGCACCTGATTGAGCTGCAAACGACAATTGATGCTCCGCCGTTCGGGCGCTACTAA
- a CDS encoding FAD-binding oxidoreductase: MSQRRTAIWGWGYEDEQPTPDQQKSIAKALAAGLGKTDVDLRSLPRVEDLELRPPRIAPPASLQAVCSTTTYDRAAHSYGKACPDLLRAVHAEFPNPPDVVAFPETEHDVVSVLDWCYQAGAVAIPFGGGSSAAGGVEPPPGDTYPASVSVDLRHLNKVLDIDASSRAARIQAGVYGPALEDQLRPHGYTLRHYPQSFEFSSLGGWIATRSGGHFATLYTHIDDFVESLRVVTPSGTLESRRLPGSGAGPSPDRMFIGSEGILGVITEAWMRLQDRPVYRASAGVHFERFESGVEAVRALSQAGLYPANCRLLDPAEVRRNKVSDSPGAMLMLGFESADHGLQTWIERALECCADHGGTTPNGVVVRGAGETTGRGGSVGDWRDAFLRMPYQMGTIAAMGAIFDTVESAIPWQGFAEFHAGVTTDIQKALDEVCGGGLLSCRFTHVYPDGPAPYYTFTGIGTHAGAIRQWQEIKTAAADAVVKYGGTVTHHHSVGRIHRPQYDRQRPELFATALRAAKQSFDPKGLLNPGVLIDP, from the coding sequence ATGTCACAGCGTCGCACAGCGATTTGGGGTTGGGGTTACGAAGACGAACAACCCACGCCCGACCAGCAAAAATCCATTGCCAAGGCTCTGGCCGCCGGCTTGGGCAAAACAGATGTCGATCTGCGCTCCCTGCCCAGGGTCGAAGACCTGGAGCTGCGCCCGCCGCGCATCGCGCCGCCGGCGTCCTTGCAGGCCGTGTGTTCCACCACGACCTACGACCGCGCGGCCCACTCCTACGGCAAGGCCTGCCCGGACCTGTTGCGGGCCGTCCACGCCGAGTTTCCCAATCCGCCGGATGTGGTCGCCTTTCCCGAGACTGAGCACGACGTGGTGTCGGTGCTCGACTGGTGTTATCAGGCCGGAGCGGTGGCGATTCCGTTTGGCGGGGGATCGAGCGCCGCCGGCGGGGTCGAGCCACCGCCCGGCGATACCTATCCGGCCAGCGTGTCGGTCGACCTGCGCCATCTGAACAAGGTGTTAGACATCGACGCCAGCTCGCGCGCCGCCCGCATTCAGGCCGGCGTGTACGGACCGGCACTGGAAGACCAGCTGCGGCCGCACGGCTATACCCTGCGTCACTACCCGCAGTCGTTCGAGTTCTCGAGTCTGGGCGGCTGGATTGCGACCCGTTCGGGCGGCCACTTCGCCACCCTGTACACCCATATTGACGACTTTGTCGAATCCCTGCGGGTGGTGACTCCGAGCGGCACGCTCGAGTCGCGCCGCCTGCCGGGCTCCGGGGCCGGGCCGAGCCCGGACCGCATGTTTATCGGCTCAGAGGGGATTCTGGGTGTTATCACCGAGGCGTGGATGCGCTTGCAGGACCGTCCGGTCTACCGCGCCTCCGCAGGCGTGCATTTTGAGCGCTTCGAGTCCGGCGTGGAGGCGGTCCGCGCGCTCAGCCAGGCCGGGCTATACCCGGCCAACTGCCGGCTGCTGGACCCGGCCGAGGTCAGGCGCAACAAGGTCAGCGACAGCCCGGGGGCGATGCTGATGCTCGGCTTTGAATCGGCCGACCACGGGCTGCAGACCTGGATCGAGCGCGCCCTGGAGTGCTGCGCCGACCACGGCGGAACAACCCCCAACGGCGTGGTCGTTCGCGGCGCCGGCGAGACCACCGGCCGCGGCGGCTCGGTCGGCGACTGGCGCGACGCCTTTCTGCGCATGCCCTACCAGATGGGTACGATTGCGGCCATGGGAGCGATTTTCGATACGGTCGAGAGCGCGATTCCGTGGCAGGGTTTTGCCGAGTTTCACGCCGGGGTGACGACCGATATCCAAAAAGCGCTTGACGAGGTGTGCGGTGGCGGCCTGCTGTCGTGTCGCTTCACCCACGTCTATCCCGACGGACCCGCCCCATATTACACCTTTACCGGCATCGGCACCCACGCCGGCGCCATCCGGCAGTGGCAGGAGATCAAGACCGCCGCCGCCGACGCGGTGGTCAAATACGGCGGCACGGTGACCCACCACCATTCGGTCGGGCGCATCCATCGACCCCAGTACGACCGCCAGCGCCCCGAGCTGTTCGCCACCGCCCTGCGCGCCGCCAAGCAGTCGTTCGACCCCAAGGGTCTGCTGAATCCCGGCGTGCTGATTGACCCCTGA